Genomic window (Desulfovibrio legallii):
GTCGTCATCGTGGGCTGGAGTTATCTGGCCGAATATATGGGCTGGGTGCAGAAGCCGGATCCGGCCGTCGTGGCCCAGCAGCAACTGGCCCGCGAGCAGCAGGCCCAGCAGGCGGAGGCGCAGCGGCAGGCCCAGGAGGCGGCCCGGCAGGAAACCCTGGCCGTGCCTGCTTTCACGCCTTCTTCGGGGCAGGACATCACGGTGCGTTCGCCGCTCTATGAGGCGGTGCTCTACAGCGGCGGCGGCGCGTTGCGCTCCTTCAAACTCCACAATTATCACACCACCATCGCCAGGGACGCGCCCCAGGTCAATATGGTGGATCCCCAGACCGCGCGGGTGGCGCCCCTGGGCCTGGTCATCAACAGCCAGCCCTCCTGGAGCACGGGCCAATGGAGCGTGGACGCCGGCAAGGAGGGCCTCAGCCTGGAGAAAGGCCAGCAGGGCGTGCTGCGCCTGGTGGGACAGGTGGACGGCCTTACCGTGGTGCGCGAGCTCACCTTCAGCGCGGACACCTATCTTATCCGCGAAACCGTGCGCCTGGCCAACCAGACGGATCAGGCCCGCAGCGTGCGCCTGAGCTACACCGTGGCCGCCGACGGCAGCAACTCCTCAGGCAGCCGCTACGACCTCATGCGCGTGGCCTGGGACAACGACGGCAGCCTGAGCGAGGAATCCTCCGCCAAGACCCTGGAGGAATCGGGCGTGCAGGCCACGGGCAAGATCTACTGGGCCGGGGCCATGAGCACTTATTTTCTCTCGGCCGTGCTGCCCGGCGAGGCGGCTAACCTGACGGTTAAGGGCCGCCTGCAGCAGGGCACCTACCGCGCCGCCGTGGAGGAGCCCGAAACCGTGCTCGCCCCCGGCGAACAGCGGGAGCTGCGCGTCTCCTACTGGCTGGGGCCCAAGGTGCGCAGCGATCTGGCCGCCGTCTCCGGCGAGCTGGTCAAAAGCATCGACCTCGGCATGTTCCACCTCATTGCCAAGGGCTTGCTCTGGCTGCTGGAATTCTTCCAGAAATACGTCCACAACTGGGGCGTGGCCATCATTCTGCTGACGGTGCTCATCAAGGCCGTGTTCTGGCCGCTCACGGCCAAGAGCTACGCTTCCATGGAAAAGATGAAGAAGCTCCAGCCCCTGATGGGCAATATCCGTGAGAAGTATAAGAACGACAAGGAAATGATGAACAAGGAGGTCATGGCGCTGTATAAGACCTACGGCGTCAACCCCGCCAGCGGCTGCGTGCCCATCCTCATCCAGATGCCCGTCTTCTTCGGTCTGTACCAGGCGCTGCTCACCTCCATTGAGCTGCGGCACGCCTCCTTTATCAGCACTCTGCCGGGCACAGACCTCATCTGGCTGGCGGACCTTTCCGCCAAAGATCCGTATTACATCACCCCCATCATCATGGGCGTGACCATGTTCGTGCAGCAAAGGCTGAGCCCCCCGGCCACCGACCCCACGCAGCAGAAAATCATGATGTTCCTGCCGCTGATCTTTACCGTGCTCTTTTTGGGCTTTCCCGCGGGCCTGGTGGTCTACTGGCTGGTCAACAACATTCTGTCCATTGCGCAGCAGAAGATGATGGCCAAAAAATTCAAGACCCTGGCCGACGGCAAATAAGCCAGCGACCCTGGGGACCCATAGAGGTAGACATGGAAGGGTTCAAAGAATTCCAGGGCAAGGATCTGGACGACGCCATCCGGGAAGCCTGCGAGTACTTCAATACGGCGCGCGAAAAACTGGAAATCGAAATTGTGCAGGACGCCAAGTCCGGCATCTTCGGCATCGTGGGCGCGCGTAAGGCCAAGGTCCGCGCCCGGCGCGTGGAGCTGCGCGAGGCCGTGGCCAGCATCCTGGGCAAAAACGGGGCGGCCGCGGGCCGTGCCCCGCGCGAGGCCGGGCGCGACGCGCCGCGGGAACCCCGCGAAACGGCGGAGGCGGCCTCACGGCATGGCGATAAACCCGCGCCACGGCCGGGCGAGGCAGAGCCCCCCGCCGCAGCTGCGCCCCAGGCGCGCCCTGCGGCGCGCCCCGCGTGCCGGAGCGCGGCCCAGGCCCCCGCAGCCGCCGCGCCGGAACAGACTCAGGACAAAATTGCGGCCCCTGTCAGGCCCGCGCCGGAAGGTTCCGACGCCCCGCAGCCCGCCCCTGAGGGACGGCGTCGCCGGGGCGTGCAACCCGGCAAAGAGGCTTGCGCCGCAGCGGAATCCGCGTCGGGCGACGGCCGCGCCGCCTGCCAGAGCCGCAGGCGCGGCCAGGCCGCTGCGGCGGCATCCCGGCCTGCTCCCGCCGCAGGCGCGGCTGCCGAGGCCTCTGCCTCCGGCGAGAGCCTGGAAGAGGATTTTGCCGACGCAGGCCTGCCCCTGACCCCGCTGGAGCAGTTGGATCTGGCCCGGCTGGAGGCCCTTGCCCGCGAGGCCGTGGGCAACCTGGTGCGCCCCATTGTGGGCGGCGAGGCCCGGATAGACGTGCGCGTGGACGACGGCCGCGTTTTTGTGGGCGTGGACTGCGATGCGGATCCCGGCCTGCTCATCGGGCGGGAAGGCCAGACCCTGGCGGCTTTGCAGTACATGGTTTCGCGCATTGTTTCCCGCGGCATGAATGCCGCTGTGCGCGTGCAGCTGGACGCGGGCGCGTACCGCCAGCGGCAGGAAGAAAAACTGCGCGAAATGGCCCTGGCCCTGGCGGAAAAAGTGCGCCAGACCGGCCGTTCGCTTTCCACCCGTCCCCTGTCTTCCTACCACCGCCGGGTGGTGCACGTCTGCCTGCAGGAGCTGAGCGACGTGCAGACCCGCAGCAGCGGCGATGGCCCCCTGAAGCGGGTAGTCATCATGCGCAGGAAGGGTGAAAAGGCCTGAAGACGCCATGAACCCCGCGGTCATGAACTCTGCGGCCCAAGGCGGCGCTGCCGCCGCCGATCCGGCCAGCGCTGCCGCGGGCGCGCCGTCCGCCGAAGCGGCGGCGCAAGGGGCAACCATTGCGGCCATAGCTACGGCCTCCGGCGCGGGGGCCATCGGCATTGTGCGCTTGTCCGGTCCCGAAGCCAGGGCAGTGCTGGGGCGGCTGTTCCGCCCCGCTGCGGCGTCATTCAAAGATTTTCAGCCCTGGGTGCTGCACCGGGGCCGGGCGCTGGACGCCGAGGGTGCGCCCCTGGACGACGTTCTGGCCGTGTTCATGCCCGGCCCGCGCACCTTTACGGGCGAGGACATGGCCGAAATTCAGTGCCACGGCGGCCCCCTGGTGGTGCAGGCCCTGCTGGAGAGCGCGCTGCGCCACGGCGCGCGCCAGGCGGCGCGGGGGGAGTTTTCCCGCCGGGCCTTCTGCAATGGCCGCATGGACCTGAGCCAGGCCGAGGCCGTGGCCGAGCTCATTGCCGCGCCCTCGCGCGAGGCCCTGCGCTACGGCCTGAACCGCCTGGACGGCCTGCTGGGCCGCCGTACGGCCGACCTGCGCCGGGAGCTTGAGGCCCTGCGCGCCCAGGTCTGTCTGGCCGTGGATTTCCCTGAAGACGAGGTGGAAGATCTGCCGCGCGGGAACTTTGCCGCCTCCGTGGCGCAGGTGGCCGCGGCCGTGCGGGCCCTGCTGGCCGGGCAGCGCCGCGCGCGGCTTATGCAGCAAGGGGCGCTGGTGGTGCTGGCCGGGGCCGTCAATGCGGGCAAGTCCAGCCTGCTCAACGCTCTGTTGGGCCGCAATCGGGCCTTGGTTACGGATATCCCCGGCACCACCCGCGATTTTCTGGAAGAAAGCTGCGACCTGGAGGGCCTGCCCGTGCGCCTGACGGATACGGCGGGCCTGCGGGAGGCGGCCGGAGCCGTGGAGGCCCTGGGCGTGGCCCGCAGCCGGGAAAAGCTGGCCGAGGCCGACGCCGTGGTGCTGGTGCTGGACGGCGCGCGCCTGGGCGAAGCCGGGGCCGCCGCTGCCGCGTGCCCTGACCCGGCCGCGGCGGAGGTGCTGGCCGCTGTGGGGGCAACGCCGCTGCTGGCGGTCTGGAACAAGTGTGATCTGTGCCTGCCCCGCGTTTTCCCGCCCCGCTGGCTGGGGCAACGCCCCTGTTGCGCAGTGAGCGCCCTTTCCGGTACACATATGGAGGCGCTGGCCGCCGCCCTGCGCTCCCTGCTGTTGGGGACGGCTGCGGCCGCCGACGCCGGGGAGCTTGCGCCCAACCGGCGGCAGGCCCTGGCCCTGGAAGCGGCCCTGGAGGAGCTGGATCTGCTTGCGCAGGACATCCTGGCCGCCGCTCCTTACGATTGCTGCGCGGCGCGCCTGGATACGGCCGCCGCCCGCCTGGGGGAAGTGACGGGCCTTTCCACCCCCGCCCAGGTGCTGAACGCCATTTTTGACCAATTCTGCATTGGCAAGTAGCTGTTATGGATATGGATTTTCTGCGTCGCCGACTGAGCAGCGATGAAATCAACGCCATGCCCCTGTACCACTATACAGGGCCCGTGCACGTTATCCGCTGCCTGGAGGATTGGGAGCAGGCCCTGCCGGACCTGCGGGACGAGGGCCTGCTGGGCTTTGATACGGAGACGCGCCCTTCGTTCCGCAAAGGGCGGCGCAACGCCCCGGCACTCATCCAGCTGGCCACGGCCCAGGCCGTGTACCTGGTGCAGCTTGCCAAGCTGCCCTTTGGCGCGCCGGTGGTGGAAATTCTCGCCAATCCCTCCCAGGTCAAAGCCGGGGTGGGCATAGGCGACGACATGCGCGACCTGGCCCGGCTGCACGCCTTTGAACCGGCCGGACTGGTGGACCTGGGGGGCGTGGCCCGCGCGCACCGTCTTTCCAGCCAGGGCCTGCGCACCCTGGCGGCCAATTTTTTTGGCTGGCGCATCTCCAAGGGTTCGCAGTGCTCCAACTGGAGCCTTAAGGAACTGAGCTCGCGCCAGATCGTTTACGCCGCCACCGACGCCTGGATAGGACGGCTGATTTTTTTGCGCATGCGCGAGCTGGGGCTCATTCCGTCTTCCCGCATGCCCTTTTACCTGAATCCGGCGGCGGAGGGGGGCGCGGTTTGAAGCCCACGCCCCCGCAGTTTCCCTCCCTGGGGCCCCGCCTGGTTTTTTTTACCGGCGGCACGGCCCTGCGCGACCTGAGCCGCTGCCTTGCCGACTGCACCCACAATTCCGTCCACTTGGTCACCACCTTTGATTCGGGCGGCAGTTCCGCCGCCCTGCGTCGGGCCTTTGCCATGCCCGCCGTGGGCGACCTGCGCAACCGGCTGCTGGCCCTGGCCGACGGCACGGTGGTGCCCGCCGCGGTGCTGGAATTCTGCGCGCGCCGGCTGCCCGCCCAGGGGGACGCCCCGGCCCTGCGCCGCGAGCTGACGGCCCTGGGGCGTCCGGAACATCCTGTCTGGCTGGGCATGCCCACGCTTTTCAGCGACGCCCTGCGCCTGCACCTCAATTTTTTTCTCCAGCGCATGCCTGAGGATTTTGATCCTTTCCACGCCTGTCTGGGCAATCTGGTGCTGGCCGGGGGGTATTTGCAGCACAAACGCTCCTTCGGGCCGGTGCTGGCCTTTTTCAGCCGTCTTTTGCAGGTGCGGGGCGTGGTCTTGCCCATTGTCAGCGAAAGCCTGCACCTGGCGGCGGAGCTTACGGACGGTACGGCCCTGGTGGGGCAGCATTTGTTCAAATGCCTGCCCGCGCCGGTGCGCCGTCTGTTCCTCACGGTCCACGAG
Coding sequences:
- the yidC gene encoding membrane protein insertase YidC, whose protein sequence is MQDGKNLVIAIVLCLVVIVGWSYLAEYMGWVQKPDPAVVAQQQLAREQQAQQAEAQRQAQEAARQETLAVPAFTPSSGQDITVRSPLYEAVLYSGGGALRSFKLHNYHTTIARDAPQVNMVDPQTARVAPLGLVINSQPSWSTGQWSVDAGKEGLSLEKGQQGVLRLVGQVDGLTVVRELTFSADTYLIRETVRLANQTDQARSVRLSYTVAADGSNSSGSRYDLMRVAWDNDGSLSEESSAKTLEESGVQATGKIYWAGAMSTYFLSAVLPGEAANLTVKGRLQQGTYRAAVEEPETVLAPGEQRELRVSYWLGPKVRSDLAAVSGELVKSIDLGMFHLIAKGLLWLLEFFQKYVHNWGVAIILLTVLIKAVFWPLTAKSYASMEKMKKLQPLMGNIREKYKNDKEMMNKEVMALYKTYGVNPASGCVPILIQMPVFFGLYQALLTSIELRHASFISTLPGTDLIWLADLSAKDPYYITPIIMGVTMFVQQRLSPPATDPTQQKIMMFLPLIFTVLFLGFPAGLVVYWLVNNILSIAQQKMMAKKFKTLADGK
- the jag gene encoding RNA-binding cell elongation regulator Jag/EloR; its protein translation is MEGFKEFQGKDLDDAIREACEYFNTAREKLEIEIVQDAKSGIFGIVGARKAKVRARRVELREAVASILGKNGAAAGRAPREAGRDAPREPRETAEAASRHGDKPAPRPGEAEPPAAAAPQARPAARPACRSAAQAPAAAAPEQTQDKIAAPVRPAPEGSDAPQPAPEGRRRRGVQPGKEACAAAESASGDGRAACQSRRRGQAAAAASRPAPAAGAAAEASASGESLEEDFADAGLPLTPLEQLDLARLEALAREAVGNLVRPIVGGEARIDVRVDDGRVFVGVDCDADPGLLIGREGQTLAALQYMVSRIVSRGMNAAVRVQLDAGAYRQRQEEKLREMALALAEKVRQTGRSLSTRPLSSYHRRVVHVCLQELSDVQTRSSGDGPLKRVVIMRRKGEKA
- the mnmE gene encoding tRNA uridine-5-carboxymethylaminomethyl(34) synthesis GTPase MnmE, with amino-acid sequence MNPAVMNSAAQGGAAAADPASAAAGAPSAEAAAQGATIAAIATASGAGAIGIVRLSGPEARAVLGRLFRPAAASFKDFQPWVLHRGRALDAEGAPLDDVLAVFMPGPRTFTGEDMAEIQCHGGPLVVQALLESALRHGARQAARGEFSRRAFCNGRMDLSQAEAVAELIAAPSREALRYGLNRLDGLLGRRTADLRRELEALRAQVCLAVDFPEDEVEDLPRGNFAASVAQVAAAVRALLAGQRRARLMQQGALVVLAGAVNAGKSSLLNALLGRNRALVTDIPGTTRDFLEESCDLEGLPVRLTDTAGLREAAGAVEALGVARSREKLAEADAVVLVLDGARLGEAGAAAAACPDPAAAEVLAAVGATPLLAVWNKCDLCLPRVFPPRWLGQRPCCAVSALSGTHMEALAAALRSLLLGTAAAADAGELAPNRRQALALEAALEELDLLAQDILAAAPYDCCAARLDTAAARLGEVTGLSTPAQVLNAIFDQFCIGK
- a CDS encoding 3'-5' exonuclease yields the protein MDMDFLRRRLSSDEINAMPLYHYTGPVHVIRCLEDWEQALPDLRDEGLLGFDTETRPSFRKGRRNAPALIQLATAQAVYLVQLAKLPFGAPVVEILANPSQVKAGVGIGDDMRDLARLHAFEPAGLVDLGGVARAHRLSSQGLRTLAANFFGWRISKGSQCSNWSLKELSSRQIVYAATDAWIGRLIFLRMRELGLIPSSRMPFYLNPAAEGGAV
- a CDS encoding GAK system CofD-like protein gives rise to the protein MKPTPPQFPSLGPRLVFFTGGTALRDLSRCLADCTHNSVHLVTTFDSGGSSAALRRAFAMPAVGDLRNRLLALADGTVVPAAVLEFCARRLPAQGDAPALRRELTALGRPEHPVWLGMPTLFSDALRLHLNFFLQRMPEDFDPFHACLGNLVLAGGYLQHKRSFGPVLAFFSRLLQVRGVVLPIVSESLHLAAELTDGTALVGQHLFKCLPAPVRRLFLTVHEPDRAAGATASPRTPCRPPLSPTAASYLRAAGAICYPMGSFYTSVLANLLPQGVGRAVAAAPCPKIYIPNSGRDAEARGLTLSGQAAVLLRQLREDAPDAAAQDLLRYVLVDSRHGRYAGGLDRKELAALTGLGLEVVDADMVCADDPARHDPERTAAALLALVPQQAAVGV